In a genomic window of Verrucomicrobiota bacterium:
- the ffh gene encoding signal recognition particle protein, whose product MFDNLTDRIGKTIRNLRGVGKLSEENMAEALKEVRTALLSADVHFKVARQFVDQVQEACIGQDVLSSVTPGQQVVKIINDELTKLLGEGTAELSENRPLKIMMIGLHGAGKTTSTAKLARHLKKQGLKPLVVGCDVYRPAAIDQLETLAKQEELLFFSDRSTKDVPFIGKRALRYAQDEDANVLLFDTAGRLQIDTDLVGELKKLRDTIKPDEIILVADSALGQEAVNVASHFNDEVGLTGIILTKLDGDARGGAALSMKSITQVPIKFAGTGEKMDDFEVFHPDRMAGRILGMGDVVTLVEQAQEKIDQDEAERMAEKMKSADFDLNDFLSQMRQVKKLGSLDKIMGMMPGLNGIQVGDKETKQMGQTEAIILSMTLKERSRPGLINGSRRVRIANGSGTRVADVNQLLKQFTQMKKMMKMMRGGKMKRMQKMMGKKGGGMGGFPGGLPGGF is encoded by the coding sequence ATGTTCGATAACCTGACCGATAGAATTGGAAAAACCATCCGCAATTTACGCGGCGTTGGAAAACTAAGCGAAGAAAACATGGCGGAAGCCCTTAAGGAGGTTCGTACGGCCCTTCTGTCTGCCGATGTTCATTTTAAAGTAGCCAGGCAATTTGTGGATCAGGTCCAGGAGGCTTGTATTGGCCAGGACGTGCTTTCTTCGGTTACTCCAGGACAGCAGGTAGTTAAAATCATCAATGATGAACTGACGAAGCTGCTCGGGGAAGGCACTGCAGAATTGTCGGAGAACCGCCCGCTAAAGATCATGATGATAGGTCTCCATGGCGCTGGAAAGACAACTTCGACCGCAAAATTGGCCCGTCATCTTAAAAAACAGGGCCTTAAACCCCTGGTGGTTGGTTGCGATGTGTACCGTCCAGCCGCAATCGATCAGCTGGAGACTCTGGCAAAACAGGAAGAACTACTTTTCTTTTCCGATCGAAGCACAAAAGATGTCCCTTTTATTGGTAAACGCGCCCTGCGTTATGCCCAGGATGAGGACGCCAATGTATTACTTTTTGATACTGCCGGACGTTTGCAAATCGATACCGATCTGGTAGGAGAACTAAAAAAACTCCGGGACACCATCAAGCCAGACGAAATCATTCTGGTCGCTGATTCCGCCCTGGGTCAGGAGGCGGTCAACGTAGCCAGCCATTTTAACGATGAGGTTGGCCTCACTGGGATAATCCTTACCAAGCTCGACGGCGATGCCCGAGGCGGTGCCGCCCTTTCCATGAAGTCCATCACCCAGGTCCCTATAAAATTTGCAGGGACGGGCGAGAAAATGGACGACTTTGAGGTCTTCCACCCTGATCGGATGGCTGGGCGAATTTTAGGGATGGGCGACGTCGTTACCCTGGTTGAGCAGGCCCAAGAAAAAATCGACCAGGACGAAGCCGAGCGAATGGCGGAGAAAATGAAGAGTGCGGATTTCGATCTGAACGACTTTCTCTCCCAAATGCGCCAGGTAAAGAAACTGGGTTCATTGGATAAAATCATGGGCATGATGCCGGGTTTGAACGGCATACAAGTAGGTGACAAAGAAACCAAGCAAATGGGACAGACAGAAGCCATTATTCTTTCAATGACCCTAAAGGAACGGAGTCGCCCCGGGCTAATTAACGGAAGCCGTCGGGTTCGTATAGCCAATGGTTCAGGCACTCGGGTTGCCGATGTAAACCAACTTTTAAAACAATTTACCCAGATGAAAAAAATGATGAAAATGATGCGCGGCGGCAAAATGAAACGCATGCAAAAGATGATGGGTAAAAAAGGTGGCGGCATGGGAGGATTCCCCGGTGGTCTTCCCGGTGGTTTTTAA
- the tsaD gene encoding tRNA (adenosine(37)-N6)-threonylcarbamoyltransferase complex transferase subunit TsaD — protein MNDQRSNGSGMILGIESSCDESALAVFHPDRGLLVDLVYSQIQTHQEYGGIVPDLASREHLEAFVPLLDKLKTKVDINELSKIAVTTGPGLASCLALGLALGRSLALALDIPIVGVNHLRGHVFSPFISLHNDDPRNFHTAYQDLLPHLGLIVSGGNTVLFEINSDMEVVVLGETIDDAAGEALDKGAKLLGMPYPGGPLIEKAAMGGRPNQFDFPRGMVHSSEVKFSFSGLKTSLRYRLEKLSDAELAKHLPGLCASYQQAVVDALTKKTGSVLKWGRFKSLGLSGGVANNQALRQSFSGLADEEGVPLLVAKPNQTGDNAGMIAFAAFLDSAGTVLDESRLCVEPGWRIT, from the coding sequence TTGAACGACCAACGAAGCAATGGTTCCGGTATGATATTGGGGATTGAAAGTTCCTGTGACGAATCGGCCCTGGCGGTATTTCATCCGGACCGAGGACTTTTGGTAGATCTGGTCTACTCGCAGATTCAGACACACCAAGAGTACGGTGGAATTGTACCTGATCTTGCAAGTCGTGAACACCTGGAAGCATTTGTTCCGCTTCTGGATAAGCTTAAAACTAAAGTTGATATAAATGAGCTTTCAAAAATTGCGGTCACGACTGGACCTGGCCTTGCCAGTTGCCTTGCCCTTGGGCTTGCGTTAGGTCGAAGCTTGGCGCTTGCGCTGGATATCCCTATTGTCGGAGTTAACCATTTGCGCGGACATGTTTTTTCTCCTTTTATTTCGCTTCACAATGATGATCCCCGGAATTTTCACACCGCCTATCAGGATTTGCTACCTCATCTGGGCCTGATCGTTTCGGGAGGAAATACGGTATTGTTTGAGATCAATTCAGATATGGAGGTAGTTGTGCTGGGAGAAACTATTGACGACGCAGCAGGAGAAGCACTTGACAAAGGAGCCAAACTTTTAGGCATGCCATACCCGGGCGGTCCGCTGATAGAAAAGGCGGCCATGGGTGGTCGACCGAATCAATTCGATTTTCCTCGCGGCATGGTTCATTCGTCGGAGGTTAAATTCAGTTTTTCCGGCTTGAAAACAAGTCTTCGTTACCGGCTTGAAAAACTGTCAGATGCAGAACTTGCGAAACATCTTCCTGGCCTGTGTGCGAGTTACCAACAAGCAGTGGTTGACGCCTTAACTAAAAAGACAGGCTCGGTGTTGAAATGGGGGCGATTTAAGAGCCTTGGCTTGTCAGGTGGTGTAGCAAATAATCAGGCACTTCGCCAATCTTTCTCCGGGTTGGCGGATGAAGAAGGAGTTCCTCTACTGGTAGCTAAACCAAATCAAACAGGTGATAATGCAGGTATGATTGCTTTTGCTGCATTTCTGGATTCGGCTGGAACGGTTTTAGACGAATCCCGGCTTTGCGTTGAACCTGGTTGGAGAATTACCTAA
- a CDS encoding MoxR family ATPase, giving the protein MSSSSLKLSAREVQKLSADLKNNINQVIKGKEDVVENAVICFLCGGHLLIEDLPGVGKTTLAYSLAKSLDCDFSRIQFTSDLLPSDVTGVSVFDDQTRGFIFKKGPIFSNIVLADEINRTTPKTQSSLLEVMDRGKLSVDGETYDVGSPFMVIATQNPVDYEGTFPLPDSQMDRFFMRLHMGYPDFESELEILSAKDNNYDNLDIKPVLSPEDVNACQAHVREVFVEDTVLHYLVKIVEATRTDTEFRHGISPRGAIALKAASQARALYYGRDFVIPEDVFSMVIPVFVHRLALKRSTSDPLEERRVVTSLLRSICDAVTQPI; this is encoded by the coding sequence ATGTCTTCTTCTTCTCTCAAATTGTCAGCTCGCGAAGTGCAAAAACTATCTGCTGATCTAAAGAATAATATTAATCAGGTTATAAAGGGGAAGGAAGACGTTGTTGAAAACGCGGTAATTTGTTTCCTTTGTGGAGGGCATCTACTCATTGAAGATCTACCTGGTGTCGGTAAAACCACCTTGGCCTACTCACTGGCCAAATCCTTGGATTGCGATTTTTCAAGAATCCAATTTACCAGTGATTTGTTACCAAGCGATGTAACGGGTGTAAGTGTTTTCGATGATCAAACGCGTGGCTTCATTTTTAAAAAGGGACCCATCTTTTCAAATATTGTGCTGGCTGACGAAATTAATCGGACCACCCCAAAAACTCAATCGAGTCTTTTGGAGGTGATGGATAGAGGTAAACTCTCGGTCGATGGAGAAACCTACGATGTGGGTAGTCCGTTCATGGTAATCGCCACTCAAAATCCTGTAGATTACGAAGGCACTTTCCCGTTGCCCGATTCTCAGATGGACCGGTTTTTTATGCGTCTCCACATGGGATATCCGGACTTTGAAAGTGAGTTGGAGATCCTTTCGGCAAAGGACAATAACTATGACAATCTGGACATCAAACCGGTTCTGTCTCCAGAGGATGTAAATGCCTGTCAGGCTCATGTCAGGGAAGTTTTTGTTGAAGATACTGTGCTCCACTATTTGGTAAAGATCGTAGAAGCTACGAGAACAGACACCGAGTTCCGGCATGGTATCAGCCCCCGGGGAGCTATAGCTCTCAAGGCTGCCTCTCAGGCGCGGGCGTTGTATTATGGCCGTGATTTTGTTATTCCTGAGGATGTCTTCTCCATGGTTATTCCGGTGTTTGTTCATCGGTTGGCGCTAAAAAGGAGTACCTCTGATCCTCTTGAAGAACGACGTGTAGTTACTTCCTTATTACGCAGTATTTGTGATGCCGTAACCCAGCCGATATGA
- a CDS encoding DUF58 domain-containing protein: protein MSLAIGVAAYNTSSNILFITVSFLLASLVLSGVLSSLNFARLSWRLIAQFPYRVNRKAFVRLEASNSKRFLTTYSIWFDLIAEMNGIKGRLPLARRLNPERTVSLEWSFLPNKRGLETLSITSIGSQFPFGFLSKFMPANREVSFHVWPERIDYSFNQIGGTKIHFQGSTLKRKGVGEDIIGIRDYQIGDPQKHINWKATARRQKLMVKEMAEDSQPGFIVCVDTSHTAWKEEKNLNHLCRFAASLAEDLFIQNQLSSTIINGRKSLNIRSAADLEEFLNDLSVVQATEYSVDVGVHRKNVISFEPVFPGGVHALVGLQKAGQA, encoded by the coding sequence GTGAGCTTGGCTATTGGTGTGGCGGCCTACAATACTTCGAGTAACATTTTATTCATCACCGTTTCATTTCTGCTAGCCAGTCTGGTGTTGAGTGGTGTTCTGTCCTCATTGAATTTCGCGAGACTTAGTTGGCGATTGATTGCTCAATTTCCTTACCGGGTGAATCGAAAGGCATTCGTAAGGCTTGAGGCGTCCAATTCAAAACGATTTCTCACGACCTACTCAATCTGGTTCGACCTGATTGCCGAAATGAATGGAATAAAAGGTCGGTTACCACTGGCGAGAAGACTAAACCCTGAAAGAACCGTATCTTTAGAGTGGTCTTTTTTGCCTAACAAACGCGGATTGGAAACACTATCTATCACCAGTATTGGTTCTCAATTTCCTTTTGGTTTTTTGTCCAAATTCATGCCCGCAAACAGAGAAGTGAGCTTCCATGTTTGGCCAGAACGGATCGATTATTCTTTTAACCAAATCGGAGGCACAAAAATTCATTTCCAGGGAAGCACTTTAAAACGTAAAGGTGTGGGTGAAGATATAATTGGAATACGGGACTATCAAATTGGTGATCCTCAAAAGCACATAAACTGGAAGGCCACAGCTCGGAGACAAAAGTTGATGGTCAAAGAAATGGCCGAAGATAGCCAGCCAGGGTTCATTGTATGTGTTGATACTTCTCACACTGCCTGGAAGGAGGAAAAAAACCTTAACCATCTTTGTCGATTTGCCGCCTCACTGGCTGAAGATCTTTTTATCCAGAATCAGTTAAGCTCAACCATCATCAATGGCAGAAAGTCATTGAATATCCGTAGTGCTGCTGATCTTGAAGAATTTCTTAATGATTTGTCCGTTGTACAAGCTACCGAATATTCGGTGGATGTTGGAGTACATAGGAAAAATGTCATTTCGTTTGAACCCGTATTTCCAGGAGGTGTGCATGCATTGGTTGGCTTACAAAAGGCAGGACAGGCTTAA
- a CDS encoding DUF3488 and transglutaminase-like domain-containing protein, translating into MSFRLNPYFQEVCMHWLAYKRQDRLNRSDVSAIAWFLGNFLALLSLSSVLSLENASNIVPGFSLLLCGAVFLFPRLPGKIPPWFWKLSNVLLVGFLVIDFLRSEFVAALINLNVLLILFRSLSYRKKREDMQLILLCMFVIVICGVLSMSLSFGVHIILFSCCAMALLFVINLRENGMEMEANAETFIGFSWIRFVYTVWRKFDLRHLGFGLFLFGILICFTVVIFVSFPRFHLGKIIPFLQFKSATSYSGFSENVKFGEVTEIKDDNSIAMRIDIPDVANFPSAPYWRMLVLDSYEDGHFSVSEDAMSRREQQRETNRFGYRPNFIRQNFPELGDDRWTFYLEGGVSRFLPTTGVYHEMLFQKQESFFFNPYHHTLNTEEVSPSVQFYQVTGMSFGDKIPDNFAPSSRTPITKRLLDNPEAFEPTEYPRTTLSVPVNDSDKLFLIETAQMIMRKVSDRDPVQFAYAASQWLGLGHNYSTSLSKHSGDSDPVVRWIQEEDGGHCEYFSAALVLLCRAAGIPARVVTGFHGGSWNGFEDYFMVKNADAHAWVEVFDGEKFWVRVDPTPGGNLAVLGLDEATGNASSFVDSSVTAYFDSLKILWYRRVINFDNLDQVAIVDGVSSSFMELVDAVKGSVISSIEEFKALISDPFNKERLTLFGIAFAAFFGGYLVVRVLLSRMRARAYFKFFGTRKRKRINQLKERVLAGQLLDRFRRKLSKNVSNESVELSMNQLLLIRFGSVESWPTVSLELRRAKKLIKSL; encoded by the coding sequence ATGTCATTTCGTTTGAACCCGTATTTCCAGGAGGTGTGCATGCATTGGTTGGCTTACAAAAGGCAGGACAGGCTTAATAGAAGCGACGTTTCTGCGATTGCGTGGTTTTTGGGTAATTTCCTGGCCTTGTTATCGCTGAGTTCTGTTCTCTCTTTGGAAAACGCTTCGAATATTGTGCCTGGGTTTTCACTGCTATTATGCGGCGCTGTTTTTCTTTTCCCGCGACTACCGGGAAAAATTCCCCCATGGTTTTGGAAGCTAAGCAATGTGTTGTTGGTTGGATTTTTGGTGATCGATTTTCTTCGATCAGAATTTGTCGCTGCGCTTATCAATTTGAATGTCTTATTAATTCTTTTTCGGAGTCTTTCCTATCGGAAGAAACGGGAAGATATGCAGCTCATTCTCCTATGCATGTTTGTGATAGTGATCTGTGGTGTCTTATCCATGTCCCTCTCATTTGGAGTGCACATAATTTTGTTTTCGTGCTGTGCGATGGCTTTGTTATTCGTGATCAATTTGCGTGAAAATGGTATGGAGATGGAGGCCAACGCTGAGACGTTTATTGGTTTTAGTTGGATTCGGTTTGTTTACACTGTTTGGAGAAAATTTGACCTTCGACACCTTGGTTTTGGACTATTTCTTTTTGGAATTCTCATTTGTTTCACGGTCGTTATTTTCGTTTCATTTCCGCGATTTCATCTTGGGAAAATAATCCCTTTTTTGCAATTTAAGTCCGCCACCTCTTACAGTGGTTTCAGTGAAAATGTGAAATTCGGAGAAGTTACTGAAATTAAGGATGACAACTCTATTGCCATGCGGATCGATATTCCGGATGTGGCTAATTTCCCGTCAGCTCCTTATTGGCGTATGCTTGTTTTGGATTCTTACGAAGACGGTCATTTCAGCGTATCTGAAGATGCCATGTCCCGGAGAGAGCAACAAAGGGAAACCAATAGGTTTGGTTACCGTCCAAATTTTATTCGACAAAATTTTCCTGAGCTTGGAGATGACCGGTGGACATTTTATTTGGAAGGCGGGGTAAGCCGTTTTTTGCCAACCACGGGTGTTTACCATGAAATGCTTTTTCAGAAGCAAGAATCATTCTTTTTTAATCCGTATCATCATACGCTAAACACTGAAGAAGTTAGTCCCTCGGTTCAGTTTTATCAAGTCACCGGTATGTCCTTCGGTGATAAGATTCCTGATAATTTTGCACCTTCATCACGAACTCCCATAACAAAAAGGTTATTAGATAACCCGGAAGCTTTTGAACCGACAGAATATCCGAGGACAACTTTGTCAGTTCCTGTTAACGATTCTGACAAATTATTTTTGATTGAAACGGCTCAAATGATAATGAGGAAGGTGTCCGACAGAGATCCGGTTCAGTTTGCTTATGCAGCAAGCCAGTGGCTCGGTCTCGGACACAATTACTCAACATCTTTATCAAAGCATAGCGGCGATAGCGATCCGGTGGTTCGCTGGATACAGGAAGAGGATGGAGGGCATTGTGAATATTTTTCCGCTGCGCTTGTTTTACTGTGCCGAGCTGCAGGTATTCCGGCCCGTGTGGTTACCGGATTCCATGGAGGAAGCTGGAATGGATTTGAGGATTACTTTATGGTCAAGAACGCCGACGCTCATGCTTGGGTTGAAGTATTCGATGGGGAAAAATTCTGGGTGCGCGTGGATCCAACTCCAGGAGGGAATTTGGCCGTTCTGGGTCTCGATGAGGCAACCGGGAATGCGAGTTCTTTTGTGGATTCCAGTGTAACTGCCTACTTCGATAGTTTGAAAATTTTGTGGTATCGTCGTGTTATAAATTTCGATAACTTGGATCAAGTGGCAATCGTTGATGGGGTTTCCAGTTCCTTCATGGAGCTTGTGGATGCGGTTAAAGGAAGCGTGATTTCGTCTATTGAGGAATTCAAAGCGTTGATCTCCGACCCGTTTAATAAGGAGCGGTTAACTTTGTTTGGAATAGCTTTCGCAGCCTTTTTTGGTGGCTACCTCGTAGTTCGTGTTTTGTTATCGCGTATGCGTGCTCGCGCCTATTTTAAATTTTTTGGCACCAGAAAGAGAAAAAGGATTAATCAGCTCAAGGAACGAGTTTTGGCGGGACAGCTTCTAGATCGTTTTAGAAGAAAATTGTCTAAAAACGTTTCGAATGAATCCGTTGAACTTAGCATGAACCAACTATTGCTGATTCGATTCGGTTCGGTGGAATCGTGGCCAACCGTGTCGCTCGAGCTGCGACGCGCAAAGAAATTAATAAAGTCCCTTTAA
- the mrdA gene encoding penicillin-binding protein 2 codes for MNIVEIFRNYNIRLRVLAFSLILVLALLFSGLAYRQVFMASEYSEKGERQTLRRIIIPGPRGNIYDRDGRLLVGNRARYSAVVFLNQLRPEFREEFSMLKQHYESQPKEQVPGRGDIQIEARRNVVRRYINEVGKAIGRNLEINSRDIERHFGQQLLLPFPLITDMEPEEYALLLEQIPVHSAIQIYTSNARYYPYGSLAAHTIGYVGNTEEMNTENLPGDDLMTFQARGYEGKTGIEKEFNTKLQGESGLEIWVVDPSGFQFQPKVQKSPVQGNDLTLTLDSELQDIAEMGLGDQKGAVVALDAKRGDLLVMASKPDFDLNNLSPFISNVVANDINERGAWLNRPLQGVYAPGSTFKIVTAMAGLRAGILDDTSQTFCGGSFNIGRTKLRCHNLFGHGDVDLHEAIRMSCNVFFYQFSQEIGVDLISNEAKRFHLDEPTGIELPYETNNMLVPTKAWKEKNIGEPWYPGNTAHLSIGQGYLGVTPLQMACFTAAFARKETQFTPTILFDPYRQTIPSQRDMGLLETDYQKVLDGMESVAIDGTAKLIHVAGVRIAAKTGTAQVQTPEGMTQLAWAICFAPIEDPEIAIAVLVEGGRGDSLGGGSTSVPIAQPILQRFFEKMGHLAAR; via the coding sequence ATGAACATAGTAGAGATATTTCGTAATTATAATATCAGACTGCGCGTACTCGCATTTTCACTCATTTTAGTCCTGGCATTACTATTTAGCGGATTGGCCTATCGCCAGGTCTTTATGGCTTCCGAATACTCAGAAAAAGGTGAGCGACAAACCTTGAGGCGTATCATCATTCCCGGTCCACGTGGTAATATTTATGACCGTGATGGGCGACTCCTGGTAGGCAATAGAGCCAGATATTCCGCAGTGGTCTTTCTCAATCAATTAAGACCTGAGTTTCGAGAGGAGTTCAGTATGTTGAAACAACACTATGAATCTCAGCCGAAAGAACAGGTACCTGGTAGAGGAGATATCCAAATCGAAGCACGAAGAAATGTTGTTCGTCGGTACATTAATGAAGTCGGAAAAGCTATTGGACGGAACCTTGAGATTAATTCGCGCGACATTGAGCGTCATTTTGGCCAACAACTATTGTTACCCTTTCCTCTTATTACCGATATGGAGCCAGAAGAATACGCGCTCCTTCTGGAACAGATTCCGGTCCATTCAGCCATCCAAATTTATACATCCAATGCCCGTTACTATCCCTATGGAAGTCTAGCTGCTCATACCATTGGTTACGTAGGAAACACCGAGGAAATGAATACAGAAAATTTGCCGGGGGATGATCTCATGACTTTTCAGGCAAGAGGCTACGAAGGCAAAACGGGAATTGAAAAGGAGTTTAATACAAAATTACAGGGTGAAAGTGGTTTGGAGATCTGGGTGGTCGATCCATCTGGTTTCCAATTCCAACCTAAAGTTCAAAAATCTCCCGTTCAGGGAAATGATCTTACATTAACTCTTGATTCAGAATTGCAGGACATTGCTGAAATGGGATTGGGAGATCAAAAAGGCGCTGTCGTTGCGCTCGACGCAAAAAGAGGAGACCTCCTCGTTATGGCTAGTAAACCGGATTTTGATCTAAACAACCTTAGCCCATTTATTTCAAACGTTGTTGCCAATGATATAAACGAGCGAGGGGCGTGGCTAAATCGTCCCTTGCAAGGAGTGTATGCTCCAGGATCCACGTTTAAAATAGTAACAGCCATGGCAGGGCTTCGGGCAGGTATTTTAGACGATACTTCGCAAACATTTTGCGGCGGAAGTTTCAATATTGGACGAACTAAACTACGGTGCCATAATCTATTCGGCCATGGTGACGTTGACCTGCATGAAGCCATCCGAATGAGCTGCAATGTGTTTTTCTATCAATTCAGCCAGGAAATCGGAGTCGATTTAATTAGCAATGAGGCGAAACGATTTCACCTTGATGAACCTACAGGGATTGAATTGCCTTATGAAACTAACAATATGTTGGTTCCAACCAAAGCATGGAAGGAAAAGAATATAGGCGAACCATGGTATCCGGGAAACACGGCTCACCTATCGATCGGTCAAGGCTATTTGGGTGTTACTCCCTTGCAAATGGCATGTTTCACGGCCGCCTTCGCACGTAAAGAAACCCAATTTACACCCACCATCCTATTCGATCCATATCGGCAAACAATACCAAGCCAAAGAGACATGGGTCTGCTCGAAACGGATTACCAAAAAGTCCTCGATGGAATGGAGTCAGTCGCAATTGATGGAACAGCGAAATTGATTCATGTAGCCGGAGTACGAATCGCTGCAAAAACTGGAACCGCTCAAGTCCAGACTCCTGAGGGGATGACCCAACTGGCTTGGGCAATCTGTTTTGCTCCCATTGAGGATCCGGAAATTGCGATAGCTGTTTTAGTTGAAGGCGGGCGAGGAGACTCCTTAGGCGGAGGATCAACATCTGTCCCCATCGCACAACCCATACTCCAACGGTTTTTTGAAAAGATGGGACATCTAGCCGCCCGCTAA
- a CDS encoding rod shape-determining protein MreC, producing MPKERNPKFKPLILLGLVLLFWTITPPFLKTFTETFLYEFQAPAWIGGSFVRNGQKFWTGKMESKKELIEEGRDLARLNATLQYQIQAMNSLNAQIDRFEDLFNLPSLPSYQAEVARIARRDTNGWWQEITIVKGKNFEIPKGAPVVFSGGVVGKVREVNLTTTIIDLITSPSIRLAAVFEGDKRPVLYQGKISGPFTGPKGSVQNVPTDIQINRDYPRRLVTSGLGGVFPAGLTIGWVQKLDASSDGLFQSGEVILSKDLNELREVAILRKLKSDG from the coding sequence TTGCCCAAGGAGCGTAACCCAAAGTTCAAACCGCTCATTTTATTGGGTCTGGTCTTGCTCTTTTGGACTATAACACCGCCCTTCCTTAAGACCTTTACGGAAACATTTTTATACGAATTCCAGGCACCCGCATGGATTGGAGGATCCTTCGTAAGAAACGGTCAAAAGTTTTGGACGGGCAAGATGGAGTCGAAGAAAGAGCTTATTGAAGAAGGCAGGGATCTGGCTCGATTAAACGCGACACTACAGTACCAGATTCAAGCGATGAATTCGCTAAATGCCCAGATTGATCGATTTGAGGATTTGTTCAACCTCCCTTCCCTACCAAGTTATCAAGCGGAAGTTGCTAGAATCGCCCGCAGAGACACAAATGGATGGTGGCAGGAAATAACCATAGTGAAGGGGAAAAATTTCGAAATTCCAAAAGGCGCACCGGTGGTATTTTCTGGTGGAGTGGTAGGAAAGGTCCGGGAGGTAAATCTCACCACTACCATTATCGACCTCATTACATCGCCAAGCATTCGATTGGCGGCTGTATTTGAGGGTGACAAGCGACCTGTTCTTTACCAAGGAAAGATCTCGGGACCTTTTACAGGTCCCAAAGGATCGGTGCAGAATGTCCCAACTGATATTCAGATTAACAGAGACTATCCAAGGAGGCTTGTTACTTCAGGACTAGGCGGTGTTTTCCCCGCAGGATTAACCATTGGTTGGGTTCAAAAGCTCGATGCATCGAGTGATGGATTGTTCCAAAGCGGAGAAGTCATTCTCTCAAAAGATCTGAATGAATTAAGAGAAGTAGCAATATTAAGAAAACTAAAAAGCGATGGATAA
- a CDS encoding rod shape-determining protein: protein MLGRFFGFLSNDIGIDLGTANTLVFAKDKGIVLREPSVVAIHTGTRKVHAVGLEAKKMLGRTPGNITALRPMRDGVIADFEITEAMLRYFIKKVHSNMSIIPPRVVVAVPSGITEVERRAVRESAIHAGARDVLLLEEPMAAAIGVGLPIDEPAANMIVDIGGGTTEVAIISLAGIVYSKSIRVGGDELDQAIINYMKRAYNLLIGERTAEEIKLKVGSAAPLEEELSLEVKGRDSVAGLPKTLHISSQEIREALTDTVNAIVDLVRNALERCPPELSADLVDRGFVLAGGGALLKNLDHLLSDATGLPVIIADDPLSAVAYGTGAVLEDLASLLGEVSSPR, encoded by the coding sequence ATGCTAGGACGTTTTTTTGGATTTCTTTCCAATGATATTGGAATCGACCTTGGCACTGCCAACACTCTTGTGTTTGCTAAAGATAAGGGTATCGTTCTGCGAGAGCCAAGCGTAGTTGCGATTCATACTGGAACCAGAAAGGTTCATGCTGTCGGACTAGAGGCGAAAAAGATGTTGGGTCGAACACCAGGCAACATCACTGCTTTGCGCCCCATGCGTGACGGGGTTATCGCAGACTTCGAAATTACCGAGGCCATGTTGCGCTATTTCATAAAGAAAGTGCATAGTAACATGAGTATTATACCTCCTAGGGTTGTGGTGGCGGTACCTTCAGGAATTACCGAAGTCGAAAGGCGCGCTGTTCGAGAATCGGCTATTCATGCCGGCGCTCGTGATGTGTTACTTTTAGAAGAACCCATGGCCGCAGCCATAGGAGTCGGATTACCTATCGATGAGCCTGCGGCAAATATGATTGTGGATATCGGAGGTGGAACCACGGAAGTGGCTATTATTTCCTTAGCTGGAATCGTTTACTCGAAAAGCATTCGAGTAGGTGGAGACGAGTTGGACCAAGCTATCATCAATTATATGAAGCGTGCTTACAACCTGCTTATTGGTGAGCGCACGGCTGAAGAGATTAAATTAAAAGTAGGTTCAGCTGCACCGTTGGAAGAAGAACTTTCACTAGAAGTAAAGGGTCGCGATTCTGTAGCTGGACTTCCAAAAACTTTACACATCAGCTCACAAGAAATTCGCGAAGCATTAACCGATACAGTTAATGCAATCGTTGATCTTGTAAGGAACGCATTGGAGCGTTGTCCTCCTGAACTTTCAGCTGATTTGGTGGATCGCGGTTTTGTTTTAGCCGGCGGCGGTGCTCTATTGAAAAACCTTGATCACTTATTAAGCGATGCAACCGGACTGCCTGTAATTATTGCCGATGATCCTTTAAGTGCCGTTGCATACGGAACAGGTGCTGTTTTGGAAGACCTCGCATCTTTATTGGGCGAAGTTTCCAGCCCTCGTTGA
- a CDS encoding twin-arginine translocase TatA/TatE family subunit produces MTLPIPSLGFLQSLGAPEIFIIVFLVLLLFGAKKLPELARGMGKAMKEFKKATKDVEEDLRTAMDEEPEPAPRPKVAKTAETEPTSAESEK; encoded by the coding sequence ATGACATTACCCATCCCATCACTTGGTTTTTTACAGTCCCTCGGTGCACCAGAAATCTTCATTATAGTTTTTCTGGTATTACTTCTTTTCGGAGCGAAAAAGCTCCCAGAACTAGCCCGGGGAATGGGAAAGGCCATGAAGGAATTTAAAAAGGCCACCAAAGATGTAGAAGAAGATCTAAGGACTGCTATGGACGAAGAACCGGAACCAGCTCCCCGACCCAAAGTCGCCAAAACTGCGGAAACCGAACCTACATCCGCTGAGTCGGAGAAATAA